The following nucleotide sequence is from Nothobranchius furzeri strain GRZ-AD chromosome 6, NfurGRZ-RIMD1, whole genome shotgun sequence.
GGAAATCGCTTCAGATCAGCATCAAACTGATTTTATGGTTTGaacttttaaaaaatgaagtGAAACACAACAAACTTTGTGTGTTTCCTCTTCTTGTTTTGTGACCAACATAGAAATGATCTGTTCTGGATTGTATCCAACTTATCACTATTCACACCCACTTTGTATAGATACTCTTCACTCCAAAAGGAATTGATGAATTATcgttaaaatgaactagttcattgGTTTTAGTTGTTGATTGTTCTGGATACTGATAACTGAATAGGCCTAGTGATGTGAGAGGAACAGATATCGCTATCTTCAAATCAGTTCTTTCTGATTTCTGAGGTATCTGCTGAGATAAGTGGCAAGTGCAAAGGGAGTGGCTAAATGTTTTTTACTGCATTAAAGCAATGATAACATCAGGAGGACTTTGTGAAAAGTTCCTGATATATATAATACAGCAAACAGGCCACTTCCTGCATTTTAAGTACACCAAAGCAAAATCTTCTGAGGATCTAAATGAAAAATTAGGAGAGGTATTTTTTGTAAGATCCTGTTTAACTCAACTTTCTGGAATTAATTATAtaattttttaatcaagtcccactcctaaatatataatataatataataactgTAATTTTACTGATTTTCTGAAAAACTTTTTTAGTTACTTTTGTTTGAATTAGTATAAACTTCTTATTATATTTCCTTTTCCTAATAGGATAAGTATTACATTTATATTTTCCTACATGAGTCCGTTTATGGCTGATTATATCATTTTCCTATGATAACATGAATATAAAAGCATAATAATTATATGTTGTTGTTACAGCTGTTAAAATGAGGACACTGAGCTAAACATGGGGTCGGTGGTGGCGTGCTGCAGCAGCTTGTGTGGGACGCAGAAGAAACAAGGTGATTTCTGATGTAACTGTTTATTAGGTCATATCCTTGCACAAAAATATGCTTGCAAGCTTCAGAAAAGCTCCAATaatattaaatataacccaaaggaAAGAGGCCATTTATTGCCTGGTGCTGCAAAAAAGATCCAACTGTTGCTCTCAAACATTTTTTGCAGAGGAGGAGAGACACTTGCGTGCCAACGACAGAACGTTCAACCAGTCTTATAACTATGCTGTAAGTACATTCATCATAATTctgaaacatttataaatgtgtaaTATAAATGACTTCTAGCAAACTGTAAATACCTGTAGGTATTTACAGTTTGCTAGAAGAGtctgatttaaaaaagaaaactgaAAGATCTTTAACATCTAGTCATACTGAGTGCTCAGTGCACCCTCAGAGCTGTCATCTTTCCTCAGAAAAACTCCATCAAGACGTCCAAGTACAACGTTCTCACCTTCCTGCCTCTTAACCTCTTTGAGCAGTTCACGAGGCTTGCTAATGCctacttcctcttccttcttattCTTCAGGTAAGCACGTGGATCTTGTTTTCAACATTCCTTCCTATGATTTTACATTTAAGTAAAGCATTTTCACTGAGAAGTGTTGTTCTTAAAACTTTCTTTTTAATTGGTGTTTGGCAGCTGATCCCACAGATCTCCTCGGTGCCTTGGTTCACCACGGCCGTGCCATTGGTTGCAGTGCTGAGTATCACTGCAGTCAAAGATGCCAATGATGACATTGTGAGATTTAAgcaaaacactaaaacattaacATTTATAGCAGAGTAACTGAAATCAATCTTGTGTTTAAaggttttattgtttgtttgttttggagtaGAACAGACATAAATGTGACAAGCAAGTGAATAACCGCAAAGTCGACGTCCTCATCAATGGAGAGTGAGTTGTTTAATGTCAAACTCTTCAAATGAAGAATCAAAATGAATGTTTTCATCAAAAAATTACCACTCCATATGGTGTCTTGAACGTGTTGAGTGGAGGATCACCAGGTGACAACATAATCAaagtttttccttttttctccaCTACAGACTGAAAAAAGAGAAATGGATGAATGTTGAGGTTGGAGACATAGTGAAACTAGAGAGTAATCACTTTGTCACAGTAAGTCAGAGCTTTTTGAGGTCGTTGAACAATGTTTTTAACTTTAAAACTGTTAACAGAGGATGCTTCTCTCAGGCAGACCTCCTGCTGTTGTCCAGCAGTGAGCCTCTCAATCTGGTCTACATGGAAACAGCTGAGTTAGATGGGTGAGTGTGTGGAGCCTTGTATGAGTCCCTTCACTTATATCTTTCTTATGGTCTCTTGGTGTGTCCCAGTGAAACCAATCTGAAAGTGAAGCAGGCCCTGACTGTAACGGGAGAGATGGGAGACAACATGGAAGCACTTTCCATGTTCAGAGGTGAGATAATCATTCAGTTCAACCCTGGAAACTGGGATTTCTTTGATAAACTTAAGTTATGGCCATGCAAATCCAGATTACAGCAGAGTACAAAAATAAACAGCAGCCTGTATAGTTAGCGTTTCAATAATCTTTACAGCTTTCTATTTTTAACTCCCAAACCTGTTAACTGTTAACTTACTTTTGACTCTTTCCTGTTGTGCTCAGGTGAAGTTCGGTGTGAGCCGCCCAACAACCGTTTAGACAAGTTCAAAGGAACCCTGACTATGAATGGACAAAACTACGGCCTGGACAACAACAAAGTGCTGCTCAGAGGGTGCACTCTGAGGAACACAGAGTGGTGCTTCGGCCTGGTCCTCTTTGGAGGTGATCTCTTTTAATTTTTCAGGCCAACAAAACTATTTTGAATATTAGTTTTAACTGAGGCTTCAGAAATATATACAttaaaaaataattatatatatatatatatatatatatatatatatatatatatatatatatatatatatatatccatccatccatccatccatccattttcatccgcttattcggagtcaggtcgcggggacagtagcctaaggcgagaggcccagacttccctctccccagccacttgggccagctcctccaggggaatcccaaggcgttccctggccaggtgagagacatagtccctccaccatgtcctgggtctacctttaggtctcctcccggttggacgtgcacggaaaacctcaccagggaggcgtccaggaggcatcctgaccagatgcccgagccagctcaactggctcctcttgatgtggaggagtagcgggtctacaccgagcccctcccgaatgaccgagcttctcaccctatctctaagggagagcccagccactcttcggagaaaactcattttggccgcttgtatccgtgatctcgttctttcggtcactacccaaagctcatggcaataggtgagggttggaacgtagatcgaccagtaaattgagagcttcgccttctgactcagctctctcttcaccacgacagaccggtacaacgcctgcatcactgcagatgcagcaccaatccgcctatcgatctcactctccagttttccctcactcatgaacaagacctcgagatacttaaactcctccacttggggcaggacctcattcctgacccggagaaggcattctacccttttccgaatcaagaccatggtctcagatttagaggagctgattctcatcccagctgcttcacactcgactgcaaactgctccagcgaaagctgaagatcacgttctgatgaagccaacaggaccacatcatctgcaaaaagcagagacctgatcctcaggccaccagaacggatgccctccacaccttggctgcacctagaaatcctgtccataaaggttatgaacagaatcagtgacaaagggcagccttggtggagtccaactctcactgggaacgagcccaacttactgccggcaatgcggaccaagctctgacacggtcgtacagggacctaacagcccatatcatagggcctggtaccccatactcttggagtaccccccacagagcccccgagggacgcggtcaaacaccttctccaaatccacaaaacacatgtagactggttgggcaaattcccacgcaccctccaggatccccctaagggtatagagctggtccagtgttccacggccaggacgataaccacattgctcctcctgaatctgaggttcgacaatccgatggaccctcctctccagaacccctgaataaactttaccaggaaggctcaggagtgtgatccccctgtagttggaaaacACCCTGctatccccctttttaaataaggggatcaccaccccagtctgccagtccagtgggactgcccccgatgtccacgcgatattgcagagccgcgtcagccaacacagccccacaacatccagagccttaaggaactccgggcggatctcatccacccctggagccttgccacagaggagctttttaaccacctcagtgacctcagcaccagagatttgagaggccaacccaaagtcaccagactctgcttcctccctGGAAGATgtttcggtgggattgaggaggtcttcgaagtattctgcccaccgagccACAACATCctaagtagaggtcagcagcacactgtccccactatagatagtgttgttaGCACACtgctgttcctcccaaccacacctctccaggtctcactgtcgttgcccacgtgagcattaaagtcccccagcagtacgagggagtcactggaaggagcgctttccagcaccaccTCCAAGGTCTCTGAAaaaggtgggtagtctgaactgtagtttgatgcataagcacagaccacagtcagaacctgtccgcccacacgtaggcagagagaggctaccctctcattcacgggggtaaaccccaacatacaggcaccaagatggggggcaactagtatgcctacccctgctcggcgcctttcagtgggagcaactccagagtggtcgaaagtccaacccctctcaaggaaactggttccagagccatgcgttgaggtgagtccgactatatctagtcggaaccgctcaacctcacacaccaactcaggttcCTTCCCCACCAATTTGATAGAAATCCTTGATggacaaaaattctgtaaaaaaaaaaaatctgaatgatcaaaaaatgtattaaatgactccattatatatatatatatatatatatatatatatatatatatatatatatatatatatatataatatatatatatatatatataatttaaagaatatttagtttttttctttttaaaataagaagtcagaagaagtttcaatgcccacctccgacagaacttacaaaatgttccgggggaggttagggacgagtccgagtgggccatgttccaGAACATCCGTGCTTCTGTTctcgaggcggccgaccggagctgcggCCGCAGGGTCGTCGGTGTTTGTTGTGGTGGATGTCAaggtgaagaaagagtcctatcgggtctgtttggcctgtgggactccagcagcagctgatgggcCAATCGGAATGCAACCCAGGTGGTCACAGAGGTGGGAGGAGTTATGTAAGACCATAGAGCAAGACTTCCGcacggcttcaaggagattctggtccaccatccggtgcctcggGGGGAGAAAGCAATGCGAtacccaggggtggactggcctatctgtcaATCTGGCACTGTCTAGGTGGGCCGCTTAACCAAGTGggccgcttgcccagcttgggttaGTCTACGAGCAGCACACACAACACCAAGCCAATCACAGTCCCCCCACCCCTCTCATccatgttgaggggatccgttttggtggcctgaggatcaggtctctgctttttgcagatgatgtggtcttgttggtttcatcagaacatgatctccagctctcaTTGGAGCAGTttgcggctgagtgtgaagcagctgggatgacaacctgctcctctaaatccaagaccatattCTTGAGCCGGAAAAGGGGAGAATGCCTTCTATCAGGGATAAGGTGCTGCCCCAAGTGGGGGtgtttgttcatgagtgagggaaagctggaacgcgagatcgatagacggattggtgctgcgtctgcagtgatgtaccgatctgttgtggtgaagagagagccgaaccagaaagcaaagctctcgatttacccgtcgatctacgttcctactctcacctatggtcacgaactTTTGGCAATGACCTAAAGAATGAGATCATGTGTACAAGCAGCCCAAATATGTTTTCTCCATTGAGTGGCTGTGCtctagagatagggcgagaagcttGGCCGTCCGGGAGAgtttcagagtagacccgctgctcctccacatcgaaaggaaccagttgaggtggcatctggttaggatgcttcctggatgcctttctggtgaggttttctgggcttgTCCAACCAGTAGAAGACCTAAAGCAGccatggggaaccctggtcctcgagggccattaTCCTGCATgtgtttgctccaacacttcagattcagtggttgattcacctgttcagcagctcatcaagctctgcagaagcccgttaatcacctgctgattaaaatcaggtgtattgaagcagggttgaaactaaaatatgctggatagcggccctcgatggaccaaggTTCCTCACCCCTGACCTACAGGAAGACCTAgggcacgctggagagactatgtctcacggctggccagggaacaccataggattcccccggaggagctggcccaagtggttggggaaagggaagtctgggcctctcagcttaggctgctgcctcgcgacctgaccccagataagctGTTGAAAATTAATGGAtggatatttaaaataaaaaacatactggcaccactttacaataaaggttcctttattaacgttacttagtgcatttagCATTACTAATCAAAcaatccctttattaacattactggtATTGTTAGctcttaagtgtccttaaggttagggcaaAGGGCCAGGAGGgaagtctgcttagtaatgcattacaaaaTATGCTTTTTTTTATAactcagaaaatgttttttttaccttgctgacagttttgtttgccaaCTGCAAGACTTCCTccaagctgacgctgatggtggcgtcacttcctactccgtttatccgtggcagcagaggacattgtcgccctctgctgcccgctctcccctctcggatgatgcagtcccatgcacgatccaatgtgtaatacaacacaaggatcataaacactgaacaacagaaatacaaaagatggataaaggaagccatagagataaggagacgtggatgtggaacCATGGACAGTGACaatggggtttacacattggatcatgcatgggaccgcatcatcggagaggggagagcgggcagcagagggcgacaacgtcctctgctgctcgcggataaacggagtaggaagtgacgccaccatcagcgtctctgaggaagttttgcagtcgggaaacgaaactgtcagcaaggtaaaaaaaaccttttctgtgttataaaaaagaactaaaaattgaattagaaactagacacagtaagaacataccaaaggtGATTACATGATATGGTTAAGCAGTTAATGCTTAGTAATGTACTCGGTAACGTTaaaaaagggacccttattgtaaagtgttaccaaaatatTATTGACTAAGTAATATGTTTgatgaaatccacattttattaaACAGACAAATACAATCTAAGGAGCTCCTTGAGTATCACAACTgaatcttatttttttctttttgcctgaAATTTCAAATTTGTAATGAAGTCCGTAAAGTGGTACATTAATAAAATGCTAATTTTGACATTTGCTTGCTCAGCTATAGATGCAGTAGAATTTTACTTGTGAATGTTAGTGAAAACAAAGATATTTATAGATGACATAACAGTACACTTATTCAGTAAACTTTCATTTAATAAAAGATTTTATTTCTTTGTAAATTATCCACAAATGTGTGAACCTTGAAGTTGACGTTTTCAGGTCCCGACACCAAGCTGATGCAGAACAGTGGGAGAACAACGTTCAAACGGACCAGCATTGATCACCTGATGAACATCCTGGTGTTGTGTGTGAGTTTATTCACACGTAACCTCAACTTGTGCTGTCAGGTCTTTTTAGTTTTAATGTGATTGTCTATTTTAATCAGATCTTTGGTTTTCTGGCGACTCTTTGCTCCATCATGACCATCAGCCACGCCCTTTGGGAGGAGAAAGAGGGCTCTGCCTTCTCCGTTTTCCTTCCTCGTCAACCAGGTGTTGACATTCCTCTGTCGTCCTTCCTCTCCTTCTGGTCATACATCATTGTCCTCAACACAGTGGTGCCCATCTCTCTTTATGTCAGGTACAATGTAGAAGATAAGTTGGGGAGCAGCTCCTGGATATCTGATCTTCTTTAAAACAATTTTGTTTTACTTAAAAATCAGTGTGGAGATGATCCGCCTTGGGAACAGCTTCTACATAGACTGGGACAGGAAGATGTATCACCCAAAGAGTGACACCCCTGCACAGGCGAGGACCACCACCCTCAATGAGGAGCTGGGTCAGATTAAATACATCTTCAGTGATAAAACTGGGACCCTGACGCAAAACATCATGACCTTCAACAAGTGCTCCATTCATGGAAAGAACTACGGTAGGAATATGTacttaaataataaaaatgtataGTTAGACACTCCAATAATTGTTATTCCTTTTGTTTAGGTGAGCTCTTTGACTTTTCTGGACAAAGAGTTGAGATAACAGAGGTGAGATGCAAAACCAGCATCACTGTTTATTGTTTAATTTGTCTAAATCCTCTTTCTcaccatttttttaaattagaaaaCCGAGCGAGTGGACTTCTCCTGGAACCAGTTGGCAGATCCAAAGTTCGTCTTCCATGATTACAGTCTGGTTGAAACGGTAAAGGAGGGAAACCCAGAGGCTCAGGCCTTCTTCCGCCTTCTGGCTCTGTGTCACACCGTCATGCCTGAGGAGAAGAAAGAGGGTGATGCTTTAGATTTCTGCCCAGTTGTGGCTTCATAAATGTAAAAGCCCTCACTGACCCCGCCTGTTGTCCTGATTCCACCTGGTAGGGGAGCTCAACTATCAGGCCCAGTCACCTGATGAGGGCGCTCTGGTGACCGCAGCCAGAAACTTTGGATTTGTGTTCCGCTCTCGAACACCAGAGAGCATCAGCATCATGGAGATGGGCATGAAGGTCACGTATGAGCTTCTGGCTGTTCTGGACTTCAACAATGTGCGTAAAAGGATGTCAGTAATAGGTGAGAGGAAACACTCAGGTGTTTGTACTCATGTTGTAATGCACGTTTGTGTTTTTATCATCTTTATTTGAGACAACAATGTAGAATGCTGGAAACAGAAGCCAGAACATCGCCCAGATTCAGGGTAAAACTATAAAAACTGTGATTTCCAGTGCGAAGCCCTGAAGGCAAGATGAGCCTGTACTGTAAAGGAGCCGACACCATCATCTATGAGAGATTACACCCCTCCTGTAGCAAACTGATGGAGGTCACCACTGGACACCTGAATGTAAGACATGCAGCTGGGACTTTTATGACCATTGCTGGAGAATTTGGTCTGGACTTTGTTTGTGACTGCTTTGAATCGTCCAACCCAAACAGGAGTATGCTGGCGACGGCCTCAGGACTCTTGTTCTGGCCTACAAGGACTTGGAGGAGAGCTACATGGAAGGGTGGAGACAGCGCCACCATGAGGCCAGCACGGCTTTGGAGGGACGAGAGGAGAGACTGGATGAACTTTATGAAGAGATCGAGAAAGACATGATTGTTGGTTTATCTTCTGAAAACATTTGTTTCCTAGTTTCATctaaagaaaaataaagaaatccTGTCTGAACGCCTAATCGCTTTAATCCCCCTGAATTCTCTGGTTTCCAGCTGCTGGGAGCGACGGCTGTGGAGGACAAGTTGCAAGACGGTGTCCCACAAACCATCGAGCAACTGGCTAAAGCCGACATCAAAATCTGGGTCCTGACTGGAGATAAACAAGGCTGGTGTCCCAATAACATCAAACAGTGATGCTCGGATTTAAATAGTGTTAATGTGTCAGTAAGTTCTGGTGATGAGGCTTAAATGGGTCAGAGAATGATGTCTTTTGTGACTTTAAGGCCAGATTTGATGAAGCCGACCTACTTTTGATACCAAAGTGTTTTTGTTCTGAAACAGAAACGGCAGAAAACATCGGCTACTCCTGCAACATGTTAAGAGAAGAGATGAAGGAGGTTTTTATTGTTGCTGCAAACACAGCAGAAGGAGTCAAAGAGGAGCTGCAGTAAGTCAGTGGTTGTGATTCCTTGATGATTTgcctttttaattgttttaatctTTATTGTTTCATTCTTCTTATGAGGAATGCAAGAAAAACAATGTGTCCAGAAGCAGCAGAGAAGGCGTTAGTGATTAAAGCTCGTGGCGGTTTGTTTTGGCTCAAGAAGACAGAGACTGTGGAAGATGAGAAGGTGGATGAAGAATATGGCCTGGTCATAAATGGGCAAAGTCTGGTAAGACACAGTTTTGACTCGTGTGGGTTTTTTTTAGTCAAGAGACACTTTCTGCTGTTCACATCTACAACTGTGGACGGTCAGCGAATCAGTCATGTTATCATTTGAGCTGCAGGAAATTAAGCATCTCAACCAGCAAATTATTCTAAGATGACATGAAAGGACTGAAACTGGTTCAGTCTGAAGTTGTTGTCATGCAACAATTTAGTACTGAGTAGATTCCCAGTGGCATCCAGTACAAACTCTCTTAAAGCACTCGTAAAGCTATACTCCCTAACGTGATGTCAtccctttttcttcttctctgtctgaAAAGTAGGCTGAAgttgaaacttatatgtccctacccctttatacaagtaatttttacttgtttactaaatgtaaaaacctacattaaaacaaacaaaatggaacaagtcaccaaaaaaaccaccaaaccatttggaaaaaaaacacaaaaaaaaacatatttttacaaTTGATGCTCatatttacttttccttagaatgaAGGAcaaccacataaatcatctattttccactatatacttgttcagaatatgttttttataattcattttaaacacatttatatttgtacttactttgatttcttcttctaaattattccataatttaacccctattattgtgatacacatctgttttaatgttgttctaaacttatgtatctttgtttagtgtccctctcaggttatatcctccttctctctctgtgaacagtttctgtattttatcaggcattaatttatttcttactttatacattatttgtgctgttttgtatttaaccaagtcctagaacttcatgatgtcatcaaggagagaGAAGATTTTGACATTTGAGCAGCGATCGCTCTTGCCGCTGCTCCTTCTCCCCCTCTGAAAGGAGCTGAAAACTGCGCTTCATACTGCACACGTGTAGACAAAGTAGAGTCAAAAGTCCAGTTGGTTAAAACCAAAAtgagctggataccggccctcgaggcccaggaATTAATAGCCTATAGTAAACGCAGCATGCAACATCTATCTATTAATTCTTTTATTTAGCCTAAATTGAGTTTTGGTTACAGTTCTCTAAAATACAATGAATTAGTTAGTATCAACCCATCGAAAAGAAACTTTACCAACTCTTCATTAGTTTTGAGCTTGTATAGATGACGAAACAGAGCTCCCTCCATGGTAAAGCTTCTTCAATATACATTCTGTTCCTCTATTGTAAGCATCTCATAGCGAGGTTTCAGAAGGACTTTTAAACTGTTTAAATTTTCTTTGAAAAGTAGAAGACAATAGGGGAATCACTTTGGTTGCTCCATTGCAAACTTCCAACGTTACTGTGAAATGCATGCTTGGGAATGGGCCGCCTTCTCGTTGATGATAGCTCCTCCCTCTTGTGGGTTCGCAAATCTATTGCACTATAGGCTCAcgttaattatttattttgttataGACACAAGGGGAGGGACTTAGAGGAAATATAAATTTTGAAACTATTTAATTGAACAGGGTGAGATACTCCAATTTAAGTATTAAAGTTAAATTTCAAAGTATGTACTCCTGCTTTAATTCCATgagatcttttttttatttttaaaacttgTTTTCTTTTACATACTTCCAGGCCTTTGCCCTGGAGAAggacctggagctg
It contains:
- the LOC107396508 gene encoding phospholipid-transporting ATPase ID, giving the protein MGSVVACCSSLCGTQKKQEEERHLRANDRTFNQSYNYAKNSIKTSKYNVLTFLPLNLFEQFTRLANAYFLFLLILQLIPQISSVPWFTTAVPLVAVLSITAVKDANDDINRHKCDKQVNNRKVDVLINGELKKEKWMNVEVGDIVKLESNHFVTADLLLLSSSEPLNLVYMETAELDGETNLKVKQALTVTGEMGDNMEALSMFRGEVRCEPPNNRLDKFKGTLTMNGQNYGLDNNKVLLRGCTLRNTEWCFGLVLFGGPDTKLMQNSGRTTFKRTSIDHLMNILVLCIFGFLATLCSIMTISHALWEEKEGSAFSVFLPRQPGVDIPLSSFLSFWSYIIVLNTVVPISLYVSVEMIRLGNSFYIDWDRKMYHPKSDTPAQARTTTLNEELGQIKYIFSDKTGTLTQNIMTFNKCSIHGKNYGELFDFSGQRVEITEKTERVDFSWNQLADPKFVFHDYSLVETVKEGNPEAQAFFRLLALCHTVMPEEKKEGELNYQAQSPDEGALVTAARNFGFVFRSRTPESISIMEMGMKVTYELLAVLDFNNVRKRMSVIVRSPEGKMSLYCKGADTIIYERLHPSCSKLMEVTTGHLNEYAGDGLRTLVLAYKDLEESYMEGWRQRHHEASTALEGREERLDELYEEIEKDMILLGATAVEDKLQDGVPQTIEQLAKADIKIWVLTGDKQETAENIGYSCNMLREEMKEVFIVAANTAEGVKEELQNARKTMCPEAAEKALVIKARGGLFWLKKTETVEDEKVDEEYGLVINGQSLAFALEKDLELELLRTVCMCKTVICCRVTPLQKAQVVELVKKYKRAVTLAIGDGANDVSMIKAAHIGVGISGQEGMQAVLSSDFSFAQFRYLQRLLLVHGRWSYLRMCKFLQYFFFKNFTYTLVHFWYAFFCGFSAQTVFDDWFITLYNTVYTAAPVLSLGLFDQDVNDRWSIRYPQLYSPGQLNMYFSKKAFVGCIMHSCYSSLILFFIPWAAMHDTVRDDGRDIADYQSFALLAQTCLLVVVSVQICLDTYYWTAVNQLFVWGSLAIYFAVTFTMYSNGMFFIFTSIFPLIGAARNSLNQPNVWLTIFLSSLLCTLPVLAYRFVLIQIRPAITDKVRCKARKGLPEPAPRRPYTRRISTRRSGYAFSHAQGYGELVTSGKFLRIKSRPALFPKTDTPVVETLPQHYRTITEEREDG